The Nematostella vectensis chromosome 11, jaNemVect1.1, whole genome shotgun sequence nucleotide sequence TGTAATGTTACTTATTCAATTTCTTCTAAGACTAGGTATGGCCCAAatcactttaaaaaataaaacgtgATTCAAATCAGCTgtagtgaaaaataaacaccAATATGCTACCAGCAAAGATATTTGTTCTAAAGAACTGAAAGCTATATATTACAATTGTACATAATAATTTACATAGGCCATTTGTAGGCATCCATGGAGGCTCTCAAAGGTTGAGTTTAAATTTGAGCCCTGGTGCTGCCTTGtgcgtgaagtttccgtaccAAACTTGCCCTTTGACGTCAGTAAAGTTTCCATATCCTTCCAGTCTGTGGACACAAGAAAAATGTCACATGATAACATCAAAAGGAGGACTGGACATAAACATCTATTCACTTGGCAGACCTTTTCCTAACCTTTTCCTATTTGTGGAGTTTTCCATagaaaaaattgattttagACAATTGAGTTTTCATCAAATGACAAAAATACCACTAGAGGTCTTACTTGTTATCCGAGAAGTTTCCTTCATAGCTTGAACCATCTGCCCATGTGTACCTTCCAAAGCCACTGAACTCATTGTTGACAAACTCCCCCTATTGTAAAATACATGTGAGAATGCACCTGGGGGTAGGAGGGGCATTGTTTACAGCCCGCTACTACTGTACGTATAATAGGGTTTATTAGTATAACTTATTTCAAAAAGTCTGCCCTGAAGTAGTCTTATTAaaaacgaaaatttggcagagtcgaattccagtttttggtgtattgtattcattcttctggttcaggAACAcaactatttgggctttttgtattctTATTTCAAAAAGTGTCTTGTGTCTTAACCtacggtggttcatgggtatcCTATAAACTGCAGAATCATTTAATGTGAAAGCTACAGTATGTAAATGTTCATCAGAAGGTAAACAAGAACAGCTTATGAAACAAGgatttgtattgtatttatgctTTGTTTACTGTACTTGATAACTCAGAAGCACTGTGGGTTACAATACACAGATTCTTTGAGTGCAACCttcaaccttatttgaaataggtatatgtATACTGTACACATAAAGAAAACAGCCAGAGTGTGCAGTTGAAAAGTAATTAATCTGCATGTACCATAACTGCTGGAATAAGCACCATATAGCACTTATCTTAGTCCTTAGTGCTTATCAGCACCTTTCACTTATTTTACAGTATTTCAAATTCTGCATAAAAGCATACATGCCTCCTGAAAggctagaaagactacagacaagctacaaaaaataaagtgatctgtGAAGATGCCGTTGAATCAGAGAAATCAACACAAGTAGTATGTTTACACCTCCTTAAAGGGGAGGTTACCCGTAGCAACCAGAAGAACCATAACATGCCTCTTTAAGTACTGTACAAACCTCATATACAGCCCTTGAGGGATGAATAAGCTTGCCTGGAAAAAATTTATTAAAGGGTTGATAACAAATATTTATAACACATAGGTATATATAACCGTCAACCActtgaaaaataaacataactCTATATAAAAACATCAATTACTCCATATGATactagagtggtttttaaaatccagtgcaacaaaatgtaattgttaaagtgtaatagtcaagccaggataaaagagaacaaagacattagtactaaataaactaaatagtatttcactgGTTTCTGAAATTCACTCTAACCTTTTCCATTCATTTTATCATCACTCCAGTTGCCTTGGTAACAGAGTCCACTGGTGGTGATATGTTCTCCGTACCCGTGTCTTTGTAAGCCCCCATCACATTGGATGTACTCTCCATCTAAACAGGGGTCAACGTGATTGAGTAAGATAATAGCTGTGTCTTTGTAAGCCCCTATCACATTGGATGTACTCTCCATCTAAACAGGGGTCAAGGTGATTGAGTAAGATAATACCTGTGTCTTTGTAAGCCCCTATCACATTGGATGTACTCTCCATCTAAACAGGGGTCAACGTGATTGAGTAAGATAATACCTGTGTCTTTGTAAGCCCCCATCACATTGGATGTACTCTCAACCTTAACAGGGGTCAACGTGATTgagtgagataaaaaaaaacagtcttaAAAGAAATGTGTTCgcatttagtaaaaaaaaaaaacagatgatGTGAGCATCAAATTCTAAAGACAATGAATTTCCTCCTTACCATATTTGTCTCCATTTGGaaacatgtataccccttttAGAATAGTTTGACCtagatgaaagaaaaaaatatattttaaatgttaCACATGACAATTTTTCAACGTGATTGGTATTTGCTAGATATTTAGGCATAATATCAGGCCACAtgcataaataaatatttttgtcattccattttttttatctcaaaagTATACTTTAAAGCCAGGgctcaaaatatattttttaaatctgctagattttgcAGGCTTTGTGGATTTTGGTGGGAAAAAAAGCCTGCATACTAAAAATATCATAAGAGGATTCCGAAAAAAGAGCTggcaaagaccagaaaacagcCAGCTATCGCCGGCAGCTGGCTGAtgctattttgaaccctggaAGCATGTGTCAAGGATGGTATCCCTGCGTGTTTCCGACAAGTGGAGTGGGTTTGTGTCTGCCAAATGAGAAATACATCCGTGATGTTAACAGAGGCTTTGCTGTGAGACCTACAAACATTGAGATCTGCAGTGGATACCAATATGTGTAGGACTCAGCACAACCACTGGCTACTTTACCCTGGTCAGCTTTTCCTCCTTTTTTCTCGCCCTTCTTTGAAGCTAGAAAGATTTCAAGAAACTTTGAATCACACAGCCTCGCAGTTACAATACACTAGAAATATCtccatttttttcataaaaagggaatttatGAAGTATAAAGATTTAGGGACGTATTTTCCTTACCAGGCATCGTAATAATGGGGATTTCGTGGCAGtaaagtttgtttgttgttatttcGCTTCGTCCGCCATATTTGATATTCGATAAGCCTTGGTAGTCTCCTAGCAACCCGCTtactgcatcatgggaagtCTTTTTCCATTCTCCGTTTTGATTGGTTATTACGTTTCATCTTGGTCCATGATTGGTCTAAATCAAACAAGACTATCGAGAAATTTGATAGGTCCCTTACAGGTAAAGAGAATTAAAACTTGATCACTAAAACAGGAACTTGTAAAATGACGTGAACCAGCGAAGAAAGAACTAAGAAATATGCTCTCAATTTTAGTTCTACCGGTTAACCCAAGATATTTAAGGTTGTGTAGATATCCTTAAATCGACTGAAAGAATTGTCACTGGATTTATTCCATAAGTTTTAAAATGTCTTCAAAGGAGCTTGCGAAGTCTACAAACGCACCCGGTGCACCGCTAAAACAACCCGAATTTAGCGATGTTCGAATTCCGAAGACATCTTACAAGCCATTTAAACATCTTTTAGCCGGTGGAATCGCAGGTGCGGTGTCTAGGACAAGTGTGTCACCGCTTGAAAGAGTTAAAATTCTTCTACAGGTACAGAAATCCAGACAATTTCCTCGTGATTTGTTGATTGACGTTTTCGACAAAAACATGTGTATAACTTACTGAGGTGAACTCCGGTTTGACTCTATAGATCCAAGTGAAAAATCCCAAGTTCAAAGGTGTTCTTCCTACCTTGATCCAAATCGGAAAAGAGGAAGGAATATTAGGGTATTTTAAGGTAAGTTAAGTATCCGTCCAAATTCCCGATCCATGCGCTTAgacataattattattaagtaAGTTATACCCATTAAACATTCTATCACTCTATAACTTAAAACATTCCCGCGTCAGATTAAAGGAGATTCAAAGAGGACTGGTGTATGGCGAGCTGAAGACCTAAATTTATGTCTCGCCATTTGTTGTTGTATACctattccccctccccccccccccccccccccccccccttctgcGCCTTTCCGGGTGGACTCCATCCGCCCCTACTGGATCTTGCCCCGCCTAAGAAGAGGAAGGTGCTTAGCCGTTGCAGTGGCTGGAACCCTCCCCCTCTGAGAATTGCCCaggaaaaatacttttttactAAACAATCTCCTATGTGATTTTTGTTAGGGCTTTTTCGGTTTCTGTGGAAGACTTTAGAATCACACCTTTGCAAGTTTGACCTCTAGCTAAGAAAAATGCTTGAATTAGAGCTTCTCTTTGCCTTACCATCTCAACACCCTTTTTGGTACCCCTTTGGAGCTAAGGATTGTCAATGGTGTGGTTCTAGAGTTTTTAAATTCCATGAGTTTTTCAGTGAAAGGTGATACAGACTTATTACCTTAGTAAATTATATGtatgattattttatttctttttttggagAGGGTGGCGGAGAGAATAGATAAATGTGAAATTTTGCTTTTGATCCAAGTGATTGCTGCATTGTGCGATGCTTATAATACCAGTCCCCCTTGAATACTAGGGCAATGGCACCAATGTTATCCGGATCTTTCCATACAGTGCTGTTCAATTTGCAGCATATGAAGAATATAAAAAGGTTAGTAGTATTGTTATAAAAGTGCTTTGGCCTGCCGAGTACaagttttttgtcaaatctaATGTAGAAGTCTTCCAAAACACTTGTcaagatattaaaaaaaatttctggTAACATTTTGAGTTTTGATCTTTAGTTACTGAACATCCCAGACGACCCTGAGCATCAAACACCCATAAAACGGCTTGTTGCCGGAGCAATGGCAGGGGTGACGTCAATTACAGCAACCTACCCACTTGACCTTATAAGGTAGTGttcctagggggggggggtggtcaATAACAGTGATCCATGCAGCCATATCAGGTAGTGGTCCTATTAAGTAGGTAACCCCAATAATAGCAACCTATCCACAGAACATTAAAAGGTAGTGGTACTATATGCCATCAATATCAGCAACCTACTTACCTACTGTACTAACAACCGTGTTGGGAACTGACTATAAATATATGCCATCAATATCAGCAACCTACTTACCTACTGTACAAACAACCTTGTTGGGAACTGACTATAAATATATGCCATCAATATCAGCAACCTACTTACCTACTGTGCTAACAACCTTGTTGGGAACTGACTATAAATATATGCCATCAATATCAGCAACATACTTACCTACTGTGCTAACAACCGTGTTGGGAACTGACTATAAATATATGCCATCAATATCAGCAACCTTCTTACCTACTGTACAAACAACCTTGTTGGGAACTGACTATAAATATATGCCATCAATATCAGCAACCTACTTACCTACTGTACTAACAACCGTGTTGGGAACTGACTATAAATATATGCCATCAATATCAGCAACATACTTACCTAGTGTGCTAGCAACCTTGTTGGGAACTGACTATAAATATATGCCATCAATATCAGCAACCTACTTACCTACTGTGCTAACAACCTTGTTGGGAACTGACTATAAATATATGCCATCAATATCAGCAACCTACTTACCTACTGTACTAACAACCGTGTTGGGAACTGACTATAAATATATGCCATCAATATCAGCAACCTTCTTACCTACTGTACAAACAACCTTGTTGGGAACTGACTATAAATATATGCCATCAATATCAGCAACCTACTTACCTACTGTTAACTGCTTAGTATCAACCAGTTTCTTGTATTCATGTTAAAAAAAGGAGTAATCAAGACAGGATGACATCCTCTTTGTATTGTTTCTTTGTAAATTGGTGATAGGGATGTTTTTATTTGCCAATGCTTTTAAGCTTGCAACATAATAGCCAATTAGctaaaaaaagtgtttttacTTGTACTTAAAAAGTTGTTATAGATGCTCAACAACATTCAACATCATAATTGGTGTGTTTGTTACGCTATAGAACCAGGCTATCAGCACAGGGAGCAGATAGAAAGTACAGGTAAGGATAATGTGTAATTTGAAATTTGTTGTATTTCTTTATATTAGTGTGGAGGGAGCCtctaaataaacaataaataataaataagtaagttagtaagtaagtaaataaataaattgataGATATTTAAATAGGGTGCCTTgtaaagaaaaaggaaagatTTTGATGGAGACTTTTAAAACTATCCATAATATTGAGGTGTCCTTGATACCTTGGGTGTCTTCAGGGCAGGTTTTCTCTGTACACATATTATCATGATAAGAAAATATGTCTAAGTATGTTTTGGTTAAATTCCCAGAAATAACACACCATTTTTTGTTACTGACTCTCTGCAAATTTTGTTGTgtaagaaaatttttttttttcttaggggTATAGTCCATGCATTCAGGACCATCCTAAATGAAGAGGGAGGATTCTTTAGTGGCTGTCTGTACAGGGGACTGGTCCCTACTGCAATGGTATGTGCTGTGACTTGATGTAAACCATTTATCACTAAATATGACAAAGACTCAGATCATGTATATATGACAAAGACTCAGATCATGTATAAAGACTCAGATCATGTATATATGACAAAGACTCAGATCATGTATATATGACAAAGACTCAGATCATGTATAAAGACTCAGATCATGTATATATTACAAAGACTCAGATCATGTATATATGACAAAGACTCAGATCATGTATATATGACAAAGACTTAGATCATGTATATATGACAAAGACTCAGATCATGTATATATGACAAAGACTCAGATCATGTATATATTACAAAGACTCAGATCATGTATATATGACAAAGACTCAGATCATGTATATATGACAAAGACTTAGATCGTGTATATATTACAAAGACTCAGATCATGTATATATGACAAAGACTCAGATCATGTATATATGACAAAGACTTAGATCATGTATATATTACAAAGACTCAGATCATGTATATATGACAAAGACTTAGATCATGTATATATGACAAAGACTCAGATCATGTATATATGACAAAGACTCAGATCATGTATATATATGACAAAGACTCAGATCATGTATATATTACAAAGACTCAGATCATGTATATATGACAAAGACTCAGATCATGTATATATGACAAAGACTCAGATCATGTATATATGACAAAGACTCGGATCATGTATATATTACAAAGACTCAGATCATGTATATATTACAAAGACTCAGATCATGTATATATTACAAAGACTCAGATCATGTATATATGACAAAGACTCAGATCATATATGACAAAGACTCAGATCATGTATATATGACAAAGACTCAGATCATGTATATATGACAAAGACTCAGATCATGTATATATGACAAAGACTCAGATCATGTATATATGACAAAGACTCAGATCATGTATATATGACAAAGACTCAGATCATGTATATATGACAAAGACTCAGATCATGTATATATGACAAAGACTCAGATCATATATGACAAAGACTCAGATCATGTATATATGACAAAGACTCAGATCATGTATATATGACAAAGACTCAGATCATGTATATATGACAAAGACTCAGATCATGTATATATGACAAAGACTCAGATTATGTATATATGACAAAGACTCAGATCATATTTTGTTGATTTAGGGTATAGCACCTTATGTTGGATTGAACTTTGCGGTTTATGAAACTCTCAAAGGTAAGGCTAAGACTTGGCTAAGAGTGATTTAGCATTACTTGGAAAACTCAAAACCACTCAGATGTGTTACACTGAATGGCTTATTATaccacgacggtattattgtGGTATTGTATTTTGGAGCTGTGACAGGCCTCAAAACATGCCCCCTGTATACCCATCTCACATCCAACAAATGGAACTGAGTGTGAATACTTTACCTAACTTTGCAGCAACTAACATTGAAGCTACATAAAGTAGAGTAGGCAGATGAGATGCTCTGAAGATTACCTGTACCATTACAGAATTTAGATTGATTACATTTATTAAACTtaatatgttaaaaagattttgcatttatttctGTACTCTTATTAAAATGCACTTTTGTTGCATATGTCATATCTTAATTtacactttttttatcattcaaAACTTGCAAATGACTCTTGCAAGAGAATGCATGGGAGATTGCTACGTCCCTGTTCATGTTTTAATTTGTATGTTATCTTCAGGGTTTCTGTTTTCCACTGTTATGGCCAGTTCTCAAGGAGCTAGTTTGACTAACATCAGGAAGGACAGGGAACTACCAGTCAACTTTAAACTGATGTGTGGCTCATTAGCAGGTGCAGTCTCTCAGACAGGTAAGGGCATTTCCtctctgtctgtccatcagtcAGTCTTTCCCTCCACTTACCACTCtttctgttctttttttgATTTGCTATTTTTATGATTTGATATTTTCTTTCCTTCCTCTATCTGCTGTAAGTCTGTCATGAAGCTTTTTCTCTCTCATAAGAGTTTAATCAAGTATTAGTCATTAGCTATAAGTCATTTTTTCTATGCTTTTCTTTCTTGGTCAGCTACCTACCCTCTAGATGTTGTTCGCCGTCGAATGCAGATGAAAGGCATCAGAGCTGACTTTGCCTACAAGTCTACACTTCATGCATTTTCCAGCATAGTCAAACTCGAAGGATTCCGGGGGCTTTACAAGGGCATGTGGCCAAATATCCTCAAGGTAGTACATTTGCCATCGCTGTCAATGGTCAGGATAGCGATAATAGAAATGAAGCACTTGTAGTCTCTTGCTCCACAGATCCCAGGCCAGTAGCCAGGATTGGTTTGTTTACCCGTTTACCAaccctttttttctgataGCCTGTCCTAGTTGACCCCTACAGGCCTGGGTCCATCCACGTCCGTTTCCGTGCCTTGATTCTCCTAAACAAACACCACCATGCTGTCATGGTATCATGACACAATTTACAGTCCTTTAATGCATTTAATGACTTCTTAATCAACCAATACAACTAGTGTCAAAATGTCTTTAAATTAAGTATAACTTGGTATATTATACCCTGTTCTCCAATAAGCCTATTTGACACAACTCAGGTGTTTACATTCTGTGCTTCTATTTGGCAGGTTGCACCATCTGTGGGAATACAGTTTGCAGCATATGAGCTTTCTAAGTCTTTCCTTTACAGTAACAAGTGGAGATGACCAACCATTAGCTGTTAACAGCAGAAGAGCTTGCTAAATCATTCCTTTATAAAGAAGTGGAGATGACCAAGCAAGCAAGTCTTTCCTATATAGTATAACAAGTGGAGATGACCAAGCAAGACATTCCTTTATAAGATAAGTGGAGGATGACCAACCCTTGACAGTTAACAATGTGTGAGCTTATCAAGTCATGCCATTATAAAGAAGTGATGACCAAGCAAGTCATTCCTTTATAGTATTAAGTGAAGATGATCAAGCAAGTCTTTCCTGTTGCCATGGTAGCGCTGGTCGCTCTGGAATACAAGGAAAAGCGTTtcgtatacacctatttcaaataatgttGAACTTGGGGAATCCGTTGTAGCTTGCAGTGCTTCATGGTTATCAAATAGATAAGAAagtaagcgtaaataaaaacgAATCCAGGCTTCAAAAGTTACAGCATTCTAATTTGTGTTTGACCTTGAACATACGCATAGCTTTCAGAtaccaggattcagccataCACTACCCATGAATCAATGCAGGCCATGACGCATGGATTCTAAGTGCAACCTAATTTATAATAGCTGTAATGCAAGTTACTATCGTATTTTAGAAACATAAGGTATTTATTGATAATATCAGAAATTATAAATTTTATGTGTGAATATATTGTTTTAATGTAAAAAGTTTTAATTGAGCATGTTTTGTTAGTGCAAAACGTGCGAGTGCAAATCATTATATACgtcttttttataattataCCCAAACCAAT carries:
- the LOC5505781 gene encoding MORN repeat-containing protein 2 isoform X2, translated to MPGQTILKGVYMFPNGDKYDGEYIQCDGGLQRHGYGEHITTSGLCYQGNWSDDKMNGKGKLIHPSRAVYEGEFVNNEFSGFGRYTWADGSSYEGNFSDNKLEGYGNFTDVKGQVWYGNFTHKAAPGLKFKLNL
- the LOC5505781 gene encoding MORN repeat-containing protein 2 isoform X1 codes for the protein MPASKKGEKKGGKADQGQTILKGVYMFPNGDKYDGEYIQCDGGLQRHGYGEHITTSGLCYQGNWSDDKMNGKGKLIHPSRAVYEGEFVNNEFSGFGRYTWADGSSYEGNFSDNKLEGYGNFTDVKGQVWYGNFTHKAAPGLKFKLNL
- the LOC5505782 gene encoding mitochondrial adenine nucleotide transporter ADNT1, with translation MSSKELAKSTNAPGAPLKQPEFSDVRIPKTSYKPFKHLLAGGIAGAVSRTSVSPLERVKILLQIQVKNPKFKGVLPTLIQIGKEEGILGYFKGNGTNVIRIFPYSAVQFAAYEEYKKLLNIPDDPEHQTPIKRLVAGAMAGVTSITATYPLDLIRTRLSAQGADRKYRGIVHAFRTILNEEGGFFSGCLYRGLVPTAMGIAPYVGLNFAVYETLKGFLFSTVMASSQGASLTNIRKDRELPVNFKLMCGSLAGAVSQTATYPLDVVRRRMQMKGIRADFAYKSTLHAFSSIVKLEGFRGLYKGMWPNILKVAPSVGIQFAAYELSKSFLYSNKWR